One segment of Streptomyces sp. NBC_01463 DNA contains the following:
- a CDS encoding HAMP domain-containing histidine kinase yields MRTRLLPLLIVLMASVLLALGFPLAVSGAAAEQQRVVIDRIDDTARFAALAQFITERTSGYDERRRTLQTELETYDSVYGIRAGVFYRDDTAMAKAPSSWRLPVEGEGREAFKEALLGRRSHDPPQVWPWQDGRVVVASPVVRDGDVIAVVVIDSPTAQMRSETLRGWLLIAAGEVVAMLVALGAANRLTGWVLLPVRTLDAAAHDIASGRMRSRVAASGGPPELRRLARSFNEMADNVEDVLEQQRAFVADASHQLRNPLAALLLRIELLALELPEGNEEIASVRTEGKRLGQVLDDLLDLALAEHADVDLQLTDIGALTSERVASWRPVAEEKGVRLRADGIPAVTAWADPIALSSALDAIIDNALKFTPADEEVRVTVASGSERVTVVVADHGPGLSEQEMERVGDRFWRSSQHQNVRGSGLGLSISKALLAAGDGALSCARNEPHGLCVTVSVPRDDPRS; encoded by the coding sequence TTGCGTACCCGGCTGCTTCCGCTGCTCATCGTCCTCATGGCGAGCGTCCTGCTCGCGCTCGGCTTCCCGCTGGCCGTCAGCGGGGCCGCCGCCGAGCAGCAGCGCGTGGTGATCGACCGCATCGACGACACGGCACGCTTCGCCGCACTCGCCCAGTTCATCACCGAACGCACCAGCGGCTACGACGAACGGCGCCGCACGCTCCAGACCGAGCTGGAGACGTACGACTCCGTGTACGGCATCCGGGCCGGCGTCTTCTACCGCGACGACACCGCCATGGCGAAGGCCCCGTCGAGCTGGCGGCTGCCGGTCGAGGGCGAGGGCCGGGAGGCGTTCAAGGAGGCGCTCCTCGGCCGCCGCAGCCACGATCCGCCGCAGGTCTGGCCCTGGCAGGACGGCCGCGTCGTCGTCGCCTCGCCCGTCGTGCGGGACGGCGACGTGATCGCCGTCGTCGTCATCGACTCTCCGACCGCCCAGATGCGCTCGGAAACGCTCCGCGGCTGGCTGCTGATCGCCGCGGGGGAGGTGGTCGCGATGCTGGTGGCCCTTGGCGCCGCGAACCGGCTCACGGGCTGGGTGCTGCTTCCCGTAAGGACGCTGGACGCCGCGGCCCACGACATCGCCAGCGGCCGGATGCGGTCCCGGGTGGCGGCCTCCGGCGGTCCTCCGGAACTGCGGCGGCTGGCCCGCTCGTTCAACGAGATGGCCGACAACGTGGAGGACGTGCTGGAGCAGCAGCGCGCCTTCGTCGCGGACGCCTCGCACCAGTTGCGCAACCCACTGGCCGCGCTGCTGCTGCGGATCGAGCTGCTCGCCCTCGAACTCCCCGAGGGCAACGAGGAGATCGCCTCGGTGCGCACGGAGGGCAAGCGCCTGGGGCAGGTGCTCGACGACCTGCTCGACCTGGCCCTCGCCGAGCACGCCGACGTCGATCTGCAGCTCACGGACATCGGCGCCCTCACCTCCGAACGGGTCGCGTCCTGGCGGCCGGTGGCCGAGGAGAAGGGCGTACGGCTCCGGGCGGACGGCATTCCCGCGGTCACCGCGTGGGCGGATCCCATCGCCCTGTCCAGCGCGCTCGACGCGATCATCGACAACGCGCTCAAGTTCACGCCCGCCGACGAGGAGGTCCGGGTCACGGTCGCCTCCGGCAGCGAGCGCGTCACGGTCGTCGTCGCGGACCACGGGCCCGGTCTCAGCGAGCAGGAGATGGAACGCGTCGGCGACCGGTTCTGGCGCAGCTCCCAGCATCAGAACGTACGGGGGTCGGGTCTGGGCCTCTCCATCTCCAAGGCGCTCCTCGCCGCGGGCGACGGTGCGCTGTCCTGCGCGCGCAACGAGCCGCACGGGCTGTGCGTGACCGTCTCGGTTCCGCGCGACGACCCGCGGAGCTGA
- a CDS encoding amino acid ABC transporter ATP-binding protein yields the protein MSGVSVTKGVEDAAPAAGDLVVLSNVNKHFGALHVLQDIDLTIARGEVVVVIGPSGSGKSTLCRTINRLETIDSGAISIDGKPLPEEGKELARLRADVGMVFQSFNLFAHKTVLENVTLGQLKVRKTDKKAAEDKARSLLDRVGVATQADKYPSQLSGGQQQRVAIARALAMDPKVMLFDEPTSALDPEMINEVLEVMQQLARDGMTMVVVTHEMGFARSAANRVVFMADGKIVEEAVPDQFFSNPRSDRAKDFLSKILHH from the coding sequence ATGAGCGGAGTTTCAGTGACCAAGGGCGTCGAGGACGCTGCACCCGCGGCCGGCGACCTGGTTGTGCTGAGCAACGTCAACAAGCACTTCGGCGCGCTGCATGTGCTCCAGGACATCGACCTGACGATCGCCCGTGGCGAGGTCGTGGTCGTCATCGGGCCCTCCGGGTCCGGGAAGTCCACGCTGTGCCGCACGATCAACCGCTTGGAGACGATCGACTCGGGCGCGATCTCGATCGACGGAAAGCCTCTTCCCGAGGAGGGCAAGGAGCTGGCGAGGCTGCGCGCCGATGTCGGCATGGTCTTCCAGTCGTTCAATCTCTTCGCGCACAAGACGGTGCTGGAGAACGTGACGCTCGGCCAGCTCAAGGTCCGCAAAACGGACAAGAAGGCTGCCGAGGACAAGGCGCGTTCACTGCTCGACCGGGTGGGCGTCGCGACCCAGGCCGACAAGTACCCCTCCCAGCTTTCCGGCGGTCAGCAGCAACGTGTGGCGATCGCACGGGCGTTGGCGATGGACCCGAAGGTCATGCTCTTCGACGAGCCGACCTCCGCGCTCGACCCGGAGATGATCAACGAGGTGCTGGAGGTCATGCAGCAGCTCGCCCGCGACGGCATGACCATGGTCGTCGTCACCCACGAGATGGGCTTCGCCCGTTCCGCGGCGAACCGGGTCGTCTTCATGGCGGACGGGAAGATCGTCGAAGAGGCCGTGCCCGACCAGTTCTTCAGCAACCCGCGCAGTGACCGGGCCAAGGACTTCCTGTCGAAGATCCTTCACCACTGA
- a CDS encoding TAXI family TRAP transporter solute-binding subunit: MLPALSRIGRRRSLRAGAALVVVLGLLLWWLLPLGEPAPNGTLRFSTGVRSGVYERYGERLRGALAKDLPEVSIELQTSEGSQQNIARVATGKADFTIATTDALATYLRDGKPGADRLRGCVRLYDDYIQLVVKRGSDINEVADLRGKTVAVGQPGSGVRLVADRLMRAAGLDPVGDVTAVPAGIDTMPKLLEDGRLDAFFWSGGLPTTAVADLSDRFSIRLVPLEDPLIKQLQAAGGSTRFYRSAVMPADAYLNAQQGQAVPTVAVANVLVTTDRTDPAMTEAFTRTVIDSRDRIGREVHAAQLVDLRTAIYTDPLPLHEGAKRYYRSVKP; the protein is encoded by the coding sequence ATGCTCCCGGCTCTGTCCCGAATCGGCCGGCGTCGCTCGCTGCGGGCGGGCGCCGCCCTCGTCGTCGTGCTCGGACTGCTGCTGTGGTGGCTGCTCCCCCTCGGGGAACCGGCGCCGAACGGGACGCTGCGGTTCAGCACCGGGGTGCGCAGCGGCGTCTACGAGCGCTACGGGGAGCGGCTCAGGGGCGCGCTCGCCAAGGACCTGCCCGAGGTGTCGATAGAGCTGCAGACCAGCGAGGGCTCGCAGCAGAACATCGCCCGGGTCGCGACCGGCAAGGCCGACTTCACCATCGCCACCACCGACGCCCTCGCCACCTACCTCCGGGACGGCAAGCCGGGCGCCGACCGGCTGCGGGGCTGCGTCCGGCTGTACGACGACTACATCCAGCTCGTCGTGAAGCGGGGCTCGGACATCAACGAAGTGGCGGATCTGCGGGGCAAGACGGTCGCGGTCGGACAGCCGGGGTCGGGGGTGCGGCTGGTCGCGGACCGGCTGATGAGGGCCGCGGGGCTGGACCCCGTCGGCGATGTGACGGCGGTGCCGGCCGGGATCGACACGATGCCGAAGCTGCTGGAGGACGGCCGGCTCGACGCGTTCTTCTGGTCCGGCGGGCTGCCGACCACCGCGGTGGCGGACCTCTCGGACCGGTTCTCGATCCGGCTGGTCCCGCTGGAGGATCCGCTCATCAAGCAGCTCCAGGCGGCCGGCGGGTCCACCCGCTTCTACCGCTCGGCCGTGATGCCGGCCGACGCCTACCTGAACGCGCAGCAGGGGCAGGCCGTGCCCACCGTGGCCGTCGCCAACGTGCTGGTGACGACGGACCGCACCGACCCGGCCATGACGGAGGCGTTCACCCGCACGGTGATCGACAGCAGGGACCGGATCGGGCGCGAGGTGCACGCCGCGCAGCTGGTGGACCTGCGGACGGCGATCTACACGGATCCGCTGCCGCTGCACGAAGGGGCCAAGCGCTACTACCGCTCGGTCAAGCCCTGA
- a CDS encoding response regulator transcription factor yields the protein MRLLLVEDDNHVAAALSAILARHGFQVVHARSGEEALQALLPTETEPFGVVLLDLGLPDQDGYEVCGKIRKRSSVPVIMVTARADVRSRIHGLNLGADDYVTKPYDTGELLARIHAVSRRKPVNEDTAPTPVAALRLGHVHIELPTRRVSVDGSEVQLTRKEFDLLALLAQRPGVVFRREQIISEVWRTSWEGTGRTLEVHVASLRSKLRLPALIETVRGVGYRLVAPSA from the coding sequence ATGAGACTGCTGCTCGTCGAGGACGACAACCACGTCGCCGCCGCCCTGTCCGCGATCCTCGCGCGGCACGGCTTCCAGGTGGTGCACGCCCGCAGCGGCGAGGAGGCCCTCCAGGCGCTCCTGCCGACCGAGACCGAACCCTTCGGCGTCGTGCTCCTCGACCTCGGTCTGCCCGACCAGGACGGCTACGAGGTGTGCGGGAAGATCCGCAAGCGCAGCTCCGTACCCGTGATCATGGTGACCGCGCGGGCCGACGTCCGCTCGCGGATCCACGGACTCAACCTCGGCGCCGACGACTACGTGACCAAGCCGTACGACACCGGCGAGCTCCTCGCCCGTATCCACGCCGTCAGCCGGCGCAAGCCGGTCAACGAGGACACCGCGCCCACGCCCGTCGCCGCGCTGCGTCTGGGGCATGTGCACATCGAGCTCCCGACCCGCCGGGTCAGCGTCGACGGAAGCGAAGTGCAGCTCACCCGGAAGGAGTTCGACCTCCTCGCGCTGCTCGCCCAGCGGCCCGGTGTGGTCTTCCGCCGGGAGCAGATCATCAGCGAGGTGTGGCGGACGAGCTGGGAGGGGACGGGACGCACGCTGGAGGTGCATGTCGCATCCCTGCGCTCCAAGCTGCGGCTGCCCGCCCTGATCGAGACCGTGCGCGGGGTCGGCTACCGACTCGTCGCCCCGTCCGCGTAG
- a CDS encoding class III extradiol dioxygenase subunit B-like domain-containing protein produces the protein MLVAAAVCPCPPLLVPDVAAGAAPELDAARTACTDALGVLAASRPDLLLVIGPADLAGRGPHPEGAVGGFQEFGVDLDVRLGRDLGRAADRPIAPSLAVGAWLLARTGWAGTPVEALGVGEPLETARCTETGRALAARADRVALLVMGDGSACRTLKAPGYLDERAAGFDAAASRALGAADTAALIALDAALAYELKAAGRAPWQVLAGAAEGAGLDGRLLYDDAPYGVGYMVAAWS, from the coding sequence ATGCTTGTCGCCGCCGCTGTCTGCCCCTGCCCGCCGCTGCTGGTCCCCGACGTCGCCGCCGGTGCCGCGCCCGAACTCGATGCCGCGCGGACCGCGTGCACCGACGCGCTGGGCGTGCTCGCGGCCTCCCGGCCCGATCTGCTGCTCGTGATCGGCCCGGCGGACCTCGCGGGCCGCGGGCCGCACCCCGAGGGCGCCGTCGGCGGATTCCAGGAGTTCGGTGTCGACCTCGACGTACGGCTCGGCCGGGACCTCGGCCGGGCGGCCGACCGTCCGATCGCGCCCTCGCTCGCGGTCGGTGCATGGCTGCTGGCGCGCACCGGATGGGCGGGCACGCCCGTCGAGGCGCTCGGTGTGGGGGAGCCGCTGGAGACCGCGCGCTGCACGGAGACGGGCCGTGCGCTGGCCGCCAGGGCGGACCGCGTCGCGCTGCTGGTGATGGGCGACGGCAGCGCCTGCCGGACCCTGAAGGCCCCCGGATACCTCGACGAGCGGGCCGCCGGCTTCGACGCGGCCGCCTCGCGCGCGCTGGGTGCCGCGGACACCGCCGCGCTCATCGCGCTGGACGCGGCACTGGCGTACGAACTGAAGGCCGCGGGCCGCGCACCCTGGCAGGTGCTCGCGGGGGCGGCGGAGGGGGCCGGGCTGGACGGCCGGCTGCTCTACGACGACGCGCCGTACGGCGTGGGGTACATGGTCGCCGCCTGGTCCTGA
- a CDS encoding amino acid ABC transporter permease encodes MTSVLYDAQGPRAKRRNVLYTVLFVLGAAAVVWWVYDGLASKHQLDWIKWKPFFTSSQPWETYIWPGLQNTLKAAFFALIIALPLGALFGIGRLSDHRWMRAPSGVVVEFFRAIPVLILMLIANQAYFEYTELSPDTRLLYAVITGLVLYNASVLAEIVRAGILTLPSGQTDAAKAIGMRKGQTMVFVLLPQAVTAMLPAIVSQVVVIVKDTALGGAVLSFPELLASVRPMAANYGANTIACFTIVAVIYLALNYALTSFASWLEQRLRRAKKSTGAVVGTGPGGDLETIDAPSLKIDGGRAV; translated from the coding sequence ATGACCTCGGTCCTCTACGACGCCCAGGGGCCGCGCGCCAAGCGCCGGAACGTCCTCTACACCGTCCTGTTCGTGCTGGGCGCGGCAGCCGTGGTGTGGTGGGTGTACGACGGTCTCGCCTCGAAGCACCAGCTCGACTGGATCAAGTGGAAGCCCTTCTTCACCAGCTCCCAGCCGTGGGAGACGTACATCTGGCCCGGGCTCCAGAACACCCTCAAGGCGGCGTTCTTCGCGCTGATCATCGCGCTTCCGCTGGGCGCGCTGTTCGGGATCGGCAGGCTCTCGGACCACCGGTGGATGCGGGCACCGTCCGGTGTGGTGGTGGAGTTCTTCCGGGCCATTCCGGTCCTGATCCTGATGCTCATCGCGAACCAGGCGTACTTCGAGTACACCGAACTCTCCCCGGACACCCGCCTGCTGTACGCCGTGATCACGGGCCTGGTGCTCTACAACGCCTCGGTGCTCGCCGAGATCGTGCGGGCCGGCATCCTGACGCTTCCCTCGGGGCAGACGGACGCGGCCAAGGCGATCGGCATGCGCAAGGGCCAGACCATGGTCTTCGTGCTGCTGCCGCAGGCGGTGACCGCCATGCTGCCCGCGATCGTCAGCCAGGTCGTGGTGATCGTGAAGGACACCGCCCTCGGGGGCGCGGTGCTCAGCTTCCCGGAGCTGCTGGCCTCGGTCCGGCCGATGGCCGCGAACTACGGCGCGAACACCATCGCGTGCTTCACGATCGTCGCCGTGATCTACCTGGCGCTGAACTACGCCCTCACCTCGTTCGCGAGCTGGCTGGAGCAGCGGCTCCGGCGCGCGAAGAAGAGCACAGGAGCCGTCGTGGGCACCGGTCCCGGGGGCGACCTGGAGACGATCGATGCGCCGTCGCTCAAAATCGATGGCGGACGCGCCGTCTGA
- the miaB gene encoding tRNA (N6-isopentenyl adenosine(37)-C2)-methylthiotransferase MiaB, translating to MSSGNRSEAVDVRKSYEVRTYGCQMNVHDSERLSGLLEDAGYVRAPEGSDGDADVVVFNTCAVRENADNKLYGNLGRLAPMKTKRPGMQIAVGGCLAQKDRDTIVRRAPWVDVVFGTHNIGKLPVLLERARIQEEAQIEIAESLEAFPSTLPTRRESAYAAWVSISVGCNNTCTFCIVPALRGKEKDRRTGDILAEIEALVAEGVSEITLLGQNVNAYGSDIGDREAFSKLLRACGRIEGLERVRFTSPHPRDFTDDVIAAMAETPNVMPQLHMPMQSGSDTILKAMRRSYRQERFLGIIDKVRAAMPDAAISTDIIVGFPGETEEDFEQTMHAVREARFANAFTFQYSKRPGTPAADMDGQIPKEVVQERYMRLSALQEEISWSENKKQVGRTLDVMVAEGEGRKDGATHRLSGRAPDNRLVHFTKPDEDVRPGDVVTVQISYAAPHHLLAEGAPLGVRRTRSGDAWEKRNAVAAAKPAGVMLGLPGIGAPAPLPAAAAPGCGCD from the coding sequence ATGAGCAGCGGCAACCGGAGCGAAGCAGTGGACGTCAGAAAAAGCTATGAGGTGCGCACCTACGGGTGCCAGATGAACGTCCACGACTCCGAGCGGCTGTCGGGTCTGCTGGAGGACGCCGGTTACGTACGGGCGCCCGAGGGCTCCGACGGTGACGCCGATGTCGTCGTCTTCAACACCTGCGCGGTGCGGGAGAACGCCGACAACAAGCTCTACGGCAACCTCGGCCGGCTCGCCCCGATGAAGACGAAGCGCCCCGGGATGCAGATCGCGGTCGGCGGCTGTCTCGCCCAGAAGGACCGCGACACCATCGTCCGGCGGGCCCCCTGGGTGGACGTCGTCTTCGGTACGCACAACATCGGCAAGCTGCCCGTGCTGCTGGAGCGCGCCCGGATCCAGGAGGAGGCGCAGATCGAGATCGCCGAGTCCCTGGAGGCGTTCCCCTCGACGCTGCCGACCCGCCGCGAGTCCGCGTACGCCGCCTGGGTCTCGATCTCCGTCGGCTGCAACAACACCTGCACCTTCTGCATCGTCCCGGCCCTGCGCGGCAAGGAGAAGGACCGCCGGACCGGCGACATCCTGGCCGAGATCGAGGCCCTGGTCGCCGAGGGCGTCTCCGAGATCACCCTGCTCGGCCAGAACGTGAACGCGTACGGCTCCGACATCGGCGACCGCGAGGCCTTCTCCAAGCTGCTGCGCGCCTGCGGGCGGATCGAGGGCCTGGAGCGGGTCCGCTTCACCTCGCCGCACCCGCGCGACTTCACCGACGACGTGATCGCCGCCATGGCCGAGACGCCGAACGTGATGCCGCAGCTGCACATGCCGATGCAGTCCGGCTCGGACACGATCCTGAAGGCGATGCGGCGCTCGTACCGGCAGGAACGCTTCCTCGGCATCATCGACAAGGTCCGGGCGGCGATGCCCGACGCCGCGATCTCCACCGACATCATCGTCGGCTTCCCCGGCGAGACCGAGGAGGACTTCGAGCAGACCATGCACGCGGTCCGCGAGGCGCGCTTCGCCAACGCCTTCACCTTCCAGTACTCCAAGCGGCCCGGGACCCCGGCCGCCGACATGGACGGGCAGATCCCCAAGGAGGTCGTCCAGGAGCGGTACATGCGCCTGTCCGCCCTCCAGGAGGAGATCTCCTGGTCGGAGAACAAGAAGCAGGTCGGCCGCACGCTGGACGTCATGGTCGCGGAGGGCGAGGGCCGCAAGGACGGCGCCACCCACCGGCTGTCCGGCCGCGCCCCCGACAACCGCCTGGTGCACTTCACCAAGCCGGACGAGGACGTGCGGCCGGGCGACGTGGTGACCGTCCAGATCAGCTACGCCGCCCCGCACCACCTGCTCGCCGAGGGCGCGCCCCTCGGCGTGCGGCGGACCCGCTCGGGCGACGCCTGGGAGAAGCGCAACGCCGTCGCGGCCGCCAAGCCCGCCGGCGTCATGCTCGGCCTGCCCGGCATCGGTGCCCCGGCCCCGCTGCCCGCCGCCGCGGCGCCCGGCTGCGGCTGCGACTGA
- a CDS encoding amino acid ABC transporter permease, with protein MFDFLEGYDLLGAFWVTVQLTVYSALGSLIWGTLLAGMKVSPVPLMRGFATGYVNVVRNIPLTVIIMFSSLGLYSTLAVRLGATDITGINFRLAVLSLSAYTAAFVCEAVRSGINTVPVGQAEAARALGLSFTQVLRLIVLPQAFRSVVNPLSNVLIALTKNTTVASAIGVAEASYLMKKMIENEAQLLLISAVFAFGFIVLTLPTGLILGWVSKKVAVKR; from the coding sequence GTGTTCGACTTTCTTGAAGGTTACGACCTGCTGGGGGCCTTCTGGGTGACGGTGCAACTCACCGTCTACTCCGCCCTCGGCTCCCTCATATGGGGAACGCTGCTGGCCGGCATGAAGGTCAGCCCGGTCCCCCTGATGCGCGGTTTCGCGACCGGTTACGTCAACGTGGTCAGGAACATCCCCCTGACCGTGATCATTATGTTCTCCTCGCTGGGTCTGTACTCGACGCTGGCCGTCCGTCTCGGCGCAACGGACATCACGGGCATCAACTTCCGGCTCGCCGTCCTGTCGTTGAGCGCCTACACCGCCGCGTTCGTGTGCGAGGCGGTGCGGTCCGGCATCAACACGGTGCCGGTCGGTCAGGCCGAGGCGGCACGCGCCCTCGGGCTGAGCTTCACCCAGGTACTGCGGCTGATCGTTCTCCCGCAGGCCTTCCGCTCGGTCGTCAACCCGCTCTCGAACGTGCTGATCGCGCTGACGAAGAACACCACCGTCGCTTCCGCGATCGGGGTGGCGGAGGCCTCCTACCTGATGAAGAAGATGATCGAGAACGAAGCGCAGCTGCTTCTGATCTCGGCCGTCTTCGCGTTCGGGTTCATCGTTCTGACCCTCCCGACCGGCCTCATCCTCGGCTGGGTGAGCAAGAAGGTGGCGGTGAAGCGATGA
- a CDS encoding glutamate ABC transporter substrate-binding protein, which translates to MQLRKVTAASAAVLALALTATACGSDDKDDASGSGGGKKITIGIKIDQPGIGLKTPDGKFTGFDVDVATYVAKELGYDAKDIEFKETKSADRETSIERGDVKFIAASYSINDERLKKVDFAGPYLLAHQDILVRADDTSIKAPEDLNNKNLCSVTGSTSAQNVHDKLAPKAELQEYGGYSECLTGLENKVVDALTTDDSILAGYASQDANKGKFKLAGFKMTNENYGIGLKKGDADLKKKINDALTKMVSDGSWDKAVKANFGPANYKNEPAPKIGNVVK; encoded by the coding sequence ATGCAGCTTCGTAAGGTCACCGCCGCCTCGGCCGCCGTGCTCGCCCTCGCCCTGACCGCCACCGCCTGTGGTTCCGACGACAAGGACGACGCGTCCGGTTCGGGCGGCGGCAAGAAGATCACGATCGGCATCAAGATCGACCAGCCGGGTATCGGCCTGAAGACCCCGGACGGCAAGTTCACCGGCTTCGACGTCGATGTCGCCACGTACGTGGCCAAGGAGCTCGGCTACGACGCCAAGGACATCGAGTTCAAGGAGACCAAGAGCGCCGACCGTGAGACGTCGATCGAGCGCGGTGACGTCAAGTTCATCGCCGCCTCGTACTCGATCAACGACGAGCGGCTGAAGAAGGTCGACTTCGCCGGTCCGTACCTCCTCGCCCACCAGGACATCCTGGTCCGCGCGGACGACACCTCCATCAAGGCGCCCGAGGACCTGAACAACAAGAACCTCTGCTCGGTCACCGGCTCGACCTCGGCGCAGAACGTCCACGACAAGCTCGCCCCGAAGGCGGAGCTGCAGGAGTACGGCGGCTACTCGGAGTGCCTGACCGGCCTGGAGAACAAGGTCGTCGACGCGCTGACCACGGACGACAGCATCCTGGCCGGCTACGCCTCGCAGGACGCCAACAAGGGCAAGTTCAAGCTGGCCGGCTTCAAGATGACCAACGAGAACTACGGCATCGGCCTGAAGAAGGGCGACGCCGACCTCAAGAAGAAGATCAACGACGCTCTGACCAAGATGGTCTCGGACGGTTCGTGGGACAAGGCCGTGAAGGCCAACTTCGGCCCGGCGAACTACAAGAACGAGCCCGCCCCGAAGATCGGCAACGTCGTCAAGTGA
- the miaA gene encoding tRNA (adenosine(37)-N6)-dimethylallyltransferase MiaA — protein MRSPAPAPRVIAVVGPTAAGKSDLGVFLAQQLGGEVVNADSMQLYRGMDIGTAKLTVGERGAVPHHLLDIWDVTETASVAEYQRLARVEIDRLLAQGRTPVLVGGSGLYVKGAIDALEFPGTDPGVRAALEAELAEHGSGALHERLAAADPEAGRAILPSNGRRIVRALEVIEITGKPFTANLPGNDAVYDAVQIGVDVARPELDERIARRVDRMWEAGLVDEVRGLERQGLREGRTAARALGYQQVLAALAGECTEDAARTETVRATKRFARRQDSWFRRDPRVQWLDGGADHRGELPGLALALVERAVTA, from the coding sequence GTGAGAAGTCCAGCTCCCGCACCGCGGGTCATCGCCGTCGTCGGTCCCACCGCAGCCGGAAAGTCCGACCTGGGGGTGTTCCTCGCCCAGCAGCTCGGGGGTGAAGTGGTCAATGCCGACTCCATGCAGCTCTACCGGGGGATGGACATCGGCACCGCCAAACTGACGGTCGGCGAGCGCGGAGCCGTCCCCCACCACCTGCTGGACATCTGGGACGTCACGGAGACCGCCAGCGTCGCGGAGTACCAGCGCCTGGCGCGCGTCGAGATCGACCGGCTGCTCGCCCAGGGCCGCACCCCCGTCCTGGTGGGCGGCTCCGGTCTCTACGTGAAGGGCGCCATCGACGCCCTGGAGTTCCCCGGTACGGACCCCGGCGTCCGGGCCGCGCTGGAGGCGGAGCTCGCCGAGCACGGCTCCGGAGCCCTGCACGAGCGGCTCGCCGCGGCCGACCCGGAGGCGGGCCGGGCCATCCTGCCGAGCAACGGCCGGCGGATCGTCCGGGCCCTGGAGGTCATCGAGATCACCGGAAAGCCCTTCACCGCCAACCTGCCGGGTAACGATGCGGTCTACGACGCCGTGCAGATCGGCGTCGACGTGGCCCGCCCCGAGCTCGACGAACGCATCGCCCGGCGCGTCGACCGGATGTGGGAGGCCGGGCTCGTGGACGAGGTGCGCGGCCTGGAGCGGCAGGGCCTGCGGGAGGGCCGGACGGCCGCCCGGGCACTGGGCTACCAGCAGGTGCTCGCCGCCCTGGCCGGGGAGTGCACCGAGGACGCCGCGCGGACCGAGACCGTGCGCGCCACCAAACGCTTCGCGCGCCGCCAGGACTCCTGGTTCCGCCGCGACCCGCGCGTCCAGTGGCTGGACGGCGGCGCGGACCACCGCGGGGAACTCCCGGGCCTGGCGCTGGCGTTGGTCGAACGAGCGGTTACAGCCTGA
- a CDS encoding antitoxin yields the protein MGFMDNLKAKLSPAKDKVSDLAQQHGDKIDQGLDKAARTVDAKTKGKYSDKIVSGTQKAKGAVDRLAAQKDVGTPPPPPPGSTPPPPAS from the coding sequence ATGGGCTTCATGGACAATTTGAAGGCGAAGCTGAGCCCTGCGAAGGACAAGGTGAGCGACCTCGCGCAGCAGCACGGGGACAAGATCGACCAGGGGCTCGACAAGGCCGCGCGGACGGTGGACGCGAAGACCAAGGGCAAGTACAGCGACAAGATCGTGTCCGGCACGCAGAAGGCCAAGGGAGCCGTGGACCGGCTGGCCGCCCAGAAGGACGTGGGCACCCCGCCGCCGCCCCCTCCGGGCAGCACACCGCCGCCGCCCGCTTCCTGA